In Citrus sinensis cultivar Valencia sweet orange chromosome 2, DVS_A1.0, whole genome shotgun sequence, a single genomic region encodes these proteins:
- the LOC112497281 gene encoding pentatricopeptide repeat-containing protein At5g56310-like → MSLKCSSLRQPPLPIPPLSLLADKCKSMHQLKQIHAQMIISSRIQDHFAASRLLAFCALSSSGDLSYATRLFNSIQSPNHFMWNTLIRAQASSLNPDKAIFLYMNMRRTGFAPNQHTFTFVLKACSNVRSLNCCKQIHTHVSKSGLDLDLHVVNCLVRCYSVSSDLNNARQVFDEIRNRTLNVWTTMISGYAQSFRANEALMLFDQMLMEGFEPNSVTLASVLSACAQSGCLELGEKVHVFVKMRGFEMGAILGTALVHMYTKNGALAKAKALFDSMPERNIATWNAMISGLASHGHAEEALDLFRKLEKEQIVPNDITFVGVLSACCHAGFIDVGRQIFGSMKRVYGIEPKIEHYGCMVDLLGRGGKVLEAEELIKRMVWKPDVVMWGALLAACKNQGNIEVAERVVKEIIALEPNNHGVYVVLSNMYAEAERWEDVTRLRSVMKQGKLKKTPGWSLVDGDK, encoded by the coding sequence ATGTCTCTCAAATGTTCGTCTCTTCGCCAACCACCACTACCGATACCACCGCTTTCTCTTCTCGCCGACAAATGCAAGTCAATGCACCAGCTCAAACAAATACACGCTCAAATGATAATCTCTTCTCGCATTCAGGACCACTTCGCCGCCAGTCGGTTACTTGCCTTTTGTGCTCTATCTTCCTCCGGCGATCTCTCATACGCCACAAGACTCTTCAACAGCATTCAAAGCCCAAATCATTTCATGTGGAACACTCTCATTAGAGCTCAAGCTAGTAGCCTAAACCCAGACAAAGCAATATTCCTTTACATGAACATGAGAAGGACTGGTTTTGCACCGAATCAAcatacttttacatttgttcTCAAGGCTTGTTCGAACGTCCGCTCTTTGAATTGCTGTAAACAGATTCATACCCACGTTTCAAAATCTGGGTTGGATTTAGATTTGCACGTTGTTAATTGTTTGGTCAGGTGTTACTCTGTCTCCAGTGATCTAAATAATGCACGTCaggtgtttgatgaaattagGAACAGGACTTTGAATGTATGGACTACGATGATTTCTGGGTACGCGCAAAGTTTTCGTGCTAATGAAGCGTTGATGCTGTTTGATCAAATGCTTATGGAAGGGTTTGAGCCCAATAGTGTGACTTTGGCTTCTGTTTTGTCTGCTTGTGCGCAGTCTGGTTGTTTGGAATTAGGTGAAAAAGTTCATGTTTTCGTTAAAATGAGAGGGTTTGAAATGGGAGCGATTCTTGGCACTGCATTGGTGCATATGTACACAAAGAATGGAGCACTTGCAAAGGCCAAAGCATTGTTCGATTCCATGCCTGAGAGAAACATTGCCACGTGGAATGCAATGATTTCTGGGCTGGCTAGTCATGGACATGCCGAGgaagcacttgatctttttagGAAGCTAGAGAAGGAGCAAATTGTGCCAAATGATATAACATTTGTCGGGGTTCTATCTGCTTGTTGCCACGCTGGCTTCATTGATGTCGGTCGCCAGATTTTTGGTTCAATGAAGAGAGTATACGGCATTGAGCCCAAGATTGAACATTACGGGTGTATGGTTGATCTGCTAGGTCGAGGTGGGAAGGTATTAGAGGCTGAGGAATTGATAAAACGGATGGTGTGGAAACCTGATGTTGTGATGTGGGGAGCTTTGTTGGCAGCTTGCAAAAATCAAGGGAATATAGAGGTTGCTGAAAGAGTAGTGAAAGAGATTATTGCTTTGGAACCCAACAATCATGGCGTTTATGTCGTTTTGTCTAATATGTATGCAGAGGCTGAGAGGTGGGAAGATGTTACAAGGCTAAGGAGTGTGATGAAACAAGGCAAGTTGAAGAAAACACCTGGGTGGAGTCTTGTGGATGGTGATAAATGA
- the LOC107175833 gene encoding zinc finger BED domain-containing protein RICESLEEPER 2-like: MKTMAQKMIEKFEKYWYDFCTILEIAVILDPRYKMAFIEFAYNKAYGQNSEELKHVRDKLFLVFGKYNLITPSSSSTSVLTQMSDVSSSAGRNDNGQSTLNQRAMDMLKEFDDFDSMDCSAHVRKSKLELYLDEPRIDRKFDWDIISFWKGNGFRYPNLSSMARDILSIPISTVASESAFSAGGRVLDQFRSALKPETVQAIITTRDWMFGEFENFDVTVDQLTQNIMNMSTNCAPSAKSANNPNYSV, from the exons ATGAAAACTATGGCACAGAAAATGATCGAAAAATTTGAGAAGTATTGGTATGATTTTTGTACCATTTTAGAAATAGCAGTCATCTTGGATCCTCGATACAAGATGGCATTCATTGAGTTTGCCTATAACAAGGCTTATGGTCAAAATTCAGAGGAGTTGAAACATGTTCGAGATAagttgtttttagtttttggtAAGTATAATTTGATCACACCATCTTCCTCCTCTACATCCGTACTCACTCAAATGAGTGATGTTAGTTCAAGTGCGGGACGTAATGACAATGGTCAGAGTACACTTAACCAAAGGGCCATGGATATGTTGAAG gagtttgatgattttgatagCATGGATTGTAGTGCTCATGTTAGAAAATCTAAACTGGAGCTTTATTTAGATGAGCCTAGAATTGATAGAAAATTTGATTGGGACATTATAAGTTTTTGGAAAGGAAATGGATTTCGTTATCCTAACCTTTCTTCCATGGCTCGTGATATCTTGAGCATTCCTATATCCACTGTTGCATCTGAATCAGCTTTCAGTGCTGGCGGTCGAGTTCTTGATCAATTTCGAAGTGCATTGAAGCCAGAGACAGTCCAAGCAATTATTACTACTAGAGATTGGATGTTTGGAGAGTTTG aaaattttgatgtcACTGTGGACCAACTTACTCAGAATATTATGAACATGAGCACTAATTGTGCTCCATCTGCAAAGAGTGCCAATAATCCAAATTACAGTGTGTGA
- the LOC102607506 gene encoding plastoglobule-localized metallopeptidase 48, chloroplastic, with protein MATVTLSSSLFSTQKPRTLSFSYGVSSDKLNHTSFSGNFKFGSMKQSRRIRLVPVCRAAASVVFRDLDADDFRHPLDKQNTLLLRAIPGLNDLGRALLGTVTEQIMLLENIGTSVLVSKNQLPELHQLMTEAAEILNLEAPDLYVRQSPVPNAYTLAISGKKPFVVVHTSLVELLTRKELQAVLAHELGHLKCDHGVWLTFANILTLGAYTIPGIGGMIAQSLEEQLFRWLRAAELTCDRAALLVSQDPKVVISVLMKLAGGCPSLADQLNVDAFLEQARSYDKASSSPVGWYIRNAQTRQLSHPLLVLRAREIDAWSRSQDYASLLKRAMKMNTVHTF; from the exons ATGGCCACCGTAACTCTATCGTCCTCTCTTTTCTCGACTCAAAAGCCCAGGACTCTCAGTTTCAGCTATGGGGTCTCATCTGATAAACTAAACCATACCTCGTTTAGTGGGAATTTCAAGTTCGGTTCAATGAAGCAGAGTCGAAGAATAAGATTGGTTCCTGTTTGTAGAGCTGCTGCTTCTGTTGTGTTTCGTGATCTTGATGCTGATGATTTTCGGCACCCACTTGACAAGCag AACACGCTACTATTGAGGGCAATTCCTGGATTAAACGATTTGGGACGGGCTCTACTTG GAACTGTGACGGAGCAAATCATGCTTCTAGAGAATATAGGAACTTCAGTTCTTGTTTCGAAAAATCAG cTTCCTGAACTTCATCAGTTAATGACTGAGGCTGCTGAAATTCTGAACCTTGAGGCACCTGATCTGTATGTCCGTCAAAGTCCTGTTCCAAATGCATATACGTTGGCTATAAGTGGTAAAAAGCCATTTGTTGTTGTTCATACAAGCCTTGTGGAGCTACTGACAAGAAAAGAGTTGCAg GCTGTTCTGGCTCATGAGCTGGGCCATCTGAAATGCGACCATGGTGTATGGCTCACATTTGCAAATATTCTTACCCTTGGGGCCTATACTATACCTG GAATTGGAGGAATGATAGCTCAGTCTTTAGAAGAACAGTTATTTCGTTGGTTGCGAGCAGCAGAACTAACGTGTGATCGTGCAGCCCTTCTTGTTTCCCAAGACCCTAAG GTGGTCATATCtgttttaatgaaattagCTGGGGGCTGTCCATCTTTGGCTGATCAATTGAATGTGGATGCATTTTTGGAGCAAGCTCGCTCTTATGACAAAGCTTCTTCAAGTCCAGTCGGGTGGTACATAAG AAATGCTCAAACAAGGCAACTCTCACATCCACTGCTGGTTTTACGTGCCCGAGAAATTGATGCATGGTCAAGAAGTCAGGACTACGCATCTCTCCTGAAACGTGCGATGAAGATGAACACTGTACACACTTTTTAG
- the LOC102606719 gene encoding protein DUF642 L-GALACTONO-1,4-LACTONE-RESPONSIVE GENE 2 — protein sequence MKMQLEILLVQVLFAGLASAADILQNPDFESPPTNLTPNRSTPFVLLNGNNTIPGWTFEGTVQYVTASQTIRLPDNGHAIQLAQDGRINQTFAANGDDLIYILTLTLAPGGQNCSANANLVASAPDSHGVYSLKQHYGKETWESYGHYLGSWGQDEPINLVIQSQSTESDDNSTCWPVIDMLLLKSSKTLVQGNDNLLLNGGFEFGPDFLSNSTEGVLLESAPSPIQSALQQWSVIGTVKYIDSKHFYVPKGNAAIEIVSVSAGIQTATTMLTEGSAYNLDFTLGDAKDACEGMFVVRVQAGSLVQNFTVQSLGTGSAIKHSVTFKAGSGSTPISFISYNINQTKDGVFCGPLIDDVVLRASHGFKLQLRLEILIYALVLVAIL from the exons ATGAAAATGCAGCTTGAAATACTTCTTGTCCAGGTTCTCTTTGCAGGATTAGCATCTGCAGCAG ATATTTTGCAGAACCCAGATTTTGAATCTCCACCAACAAACTTAACACCAAATCGCAGCACCCCATTTGTGCTGTTGAACGGAAACAATACGATTCCAGGATGGACTTTTGAAGGGACCGTTCAATATGTTACAGCTAGTCAAACCATAAGACTTCCAGATAATGGACATGCCATACAACTGGCTCAAGATGGCAGAATCAATCAGACTTTCGCTGCCAATGGCGATGACCTGATTTATATACTTACATTGACCCTTGCCCCAGGCGGTCAGAATTGTTCAGCTAATGCAAATCTTGTGGCGTCAGCACCGGACAGCCACGGAGTCTACTCTTTGAAGCAGCATTATGGGAAGGAAACTTGGGAGAGCTATGGTCATTACTTGGGTAGCTGGGGTCAGGATGAGCCCATTAACCTTGTGATCCAAAGCCAATCAACAGAATCGGACGACAATTCTACATGTTGGCCAGTGATTGACATGCTGCTCCTCAAATCCAGCAAAACACTTGTTCAAGGCAATG ATAACTTATTGCTGAATGGAGGATTTGAATTTGGACCAGATTTCCTGAGTAATTCTACTGAGGGAGTTCTACTAGAGTCAGCACCAAGTCCTATTCAATCTGCGTTGCAACAGTGGTCCGTGATAGGAACAGTCAAATATATCGACTCTAAGCATTTTTATGTCCCGAAAGGCAATGCTGCAATAGAGATTGTCTCAGTTTCAGCTGGCATACAGACAGCTACTACAATGCTCACCGAGGGTTCTGCATACAATTTGGATTTTACACTTGGAGATGCCAAGGATGCATGTGAGGGAATGTTTGTGGTAAGGGTTCAAGCAGGATCATTAGTTCAAAACTTTACAGTGCAAAGTTTAGGGACAGGATCTGCCATCAAACATTCAGTTACATTCAAGGCAGGTTCAGGTTCAACACCAATAAGTTTTATAAGCTACAACATAAACCAAACAAAAGATGGTGTGTTTTGTGGTCCTCTGATTGATGATGTGGTTCTGCGTGCCTCTCATGgatttaaattacaattgagGCTAGAAATTCTGATTTATGCTTTAGTTCTGGTAGCAATTCTGTGA